The stretch of DNA TCCGATAAACAGTTAACCATGCTTGTTTTACACTCTCATTTGATTGATGTGTTACACGTACATCACGATTCAGCACTTCTTCATCGATTGGTAAACCAGCCCTCACTAGTGCCTGAATAGAAACGTCATAAAGACTTGGTGCATCGTAAGCTTCCTGTAAAATCTCTAGCAGCTCTGGGTCTTTTTCATAAATCTTCAGCACATATTCTGTCTTGTAACCAAGAGCAAACTCAAGCATCCTGTTTTGATATGACTGAAAACCGGATGCGTTGCCCAGCTTGTCGCGGAACTCCATATATTCAGCTGGAGTCAACGTGGAGAGAACATCCCATACATTTTTCATCTGCGCTTGTATTTGTGATACGCGTGCTAATTTTTTAAAAGAAGTAGACAAATTATCAGCCTGAATATCGCGAATAGCAGAATCTATTTCATGTAGAATCTGTTTCATCCAAATCTCACTCACATGATGCACTGAAATAAACAGCATTTCATCATGATGGTCACTCAACGGATGATGACTGCTCAATAATGTGTCCAATCCTAAATAATCACTGTATGTCATCTTTTCTTTAAAGTCTGTATGAATACTTCTTTCATTTTTAAATGCTTCATGTTTATTTTGCATCGTGATTTCCTCCATTTATTGGTTTAATCACAGCCCTAACCAGACTTCCGTCAGCATCCTGAAGCGGGAGTGGCAGAGCAATCATTTCATAGTCGCCTTCAACCACCTGATCAAGCATGACATTTTCTAAAATGTTAATGTCATGCTTGAAAAGTGCATGATGTCCAACTAGCTCCTTACTTGAAAGCGGATCTACCGAAGGGGTATCGACACCGACCAGTTTAACTCCAAGAAAATGCATGTAAGCAGCGCCGTCCGATGTAATTGGCGTGACATCAGTCGGAAATTGTTCCGGATTATTCGGCAGTGATGTCCGGATTAATAATCGTTCTGTATCTTCTTTCACTTTACTTTTTAAAGCTGTTTCATCTATTTCGTCAAATGCACTGAGGTCTATTACTTTACAAGGACCAATATACCGATCGATTTCCAGGTCAAGAATCCGTTTTCCATCTTCCATAAAATGATAAGGAGCATCCGCATGGGTCCCCACATGCGTGCTCGTCGTGATCCTTCCAATATTCACAGAACCGGTCATTTCCTTCGTTACCGGTGTATGAAAATGAAATGATTGATCCCCCGGCCAACAAGCTAAATTATTATTTATCGGTTGCGAAATATCAATCCATACACCCATTTAGGAAACAACCTCCCTTACATTTTCAAATTGCTTATATAATTCATCTTCCATAATCGTTTTAAAAATTTGTACGCAATCATAAACATCTTCAAATGTATTATATAAAGCAACAGGTGCTAGGCGAATGCCGCTAGGGGTTCTGAAATCCGGGATAACCTTTTTCATTTTTAATGCTTTACATATTCGAGCAGCTTCAGGATGTTCGACATATACGTGACCGCCGCGTTGTATATGATTTTCCGGATTACAGATCACTACGCCATGCCCATCGAGTTCATGTTTAATTAACTCCATTAAATAGTCCGTTAGCGCGAGTGATTTTTTACGTACTTTTTCAATTCCGGCTTCATGAAATAAATCTAGTGATCCAATCAGAGGTGCCACACTAAAAAGATGAGGTGTTCCAATTTGAAAAGCCCCGGCATTATTAGCGTGTGTTAAGGTATGTTCCATGTCAAATTGCTTATCCTTAGCAGAACTGAACCATCCCGCCAGTCCAGGTGCAACACCAAAATGTTTTTCATGTAAAAATAAACCTGCAACACTACCCGGTCCTCCGTTTAGATGTTTGTAGGTGCACCAGAAGGCAAAATCAACACCCCATTTATGAAGGTCATGTGGAATAGACCCAATTGAATGGCATAAATCAAAACCAATTTTAATATTGCGTTTATGGGCCTCCCTTGTAAGTCGTTCCATATCAAGA from Oceanobacillus iheyensis HTE831 encodes:
- the kynB gene encoding arylformamidase produces the protein MGVWIDISQPINNNLACWPGDQSFHFHTPVTKEMTGSVNIGRITTSTHVGTHADAPYHFMEDGKRILDLEIDRYIGPCKVIDLSAFDEIDETALKSKVKEDTERLLIRTSLPNNPEQFPTDVTPITSDGAAYMHFLGVKLVGVDTPSVDPLSSKELVGHHALFKHDINILENVMLDQVVEGDYEMIALPLPLQDADGSLVRAVIKPINGGNHDAK
- the kynA gene encoding tryptophan 2,3-dioxygenase → MQNKHEAFKNERSIHTDFKEKMTYSDYLGLDTLLSSHHPLSDHHDEMLFISVHHVSEIWMKQILHEIDSAIRDIQADNLSTSFKKLARVSQIQAQMKNVWDVLSTLTPAEYMEFRDKLGNASGFQSYQNRMLEFALGYKTEYVLKIYEKDPELLEILQEAYDAPSLYDVSIQALVRAGLPIDEEVLNRDVRVTHQSNESVKQAWLTVYRNVDKYWELYELAEELVDIEDLFQQWRFRHMKTVERIIGFKRGTGGSGGVAYLKKVIDQYFFPELWELRTEL
- the kynU gene encoding kynureninase: MVKKYTRSHAQEMDEQDELKQFRSEFHLKNESIYMDGNSLGLMSKRAENALHNIIDSWKKYGIDGWMEGDHPWYYLSEHLGEKMSVLVGGKKDEVIATGSTTINLHQLVSTFFQPEGKRTKILADALTFPSDIYALKAQLQLKGYDESHLVQVQSEDGNLLNEEHLIEAMTDDIALIVLPSVLYRSGQILDMERLTREAHKRNIKIGFDLCHSIGSIPHDLHKWGVDFAFWCTYKHLNGGPGSVAGLFLHEKHFGVAPGLAGWFSSAKDKQFDMEHTLTHANNAGAFQIGTPHLFSVAPLIGSLDLFHEAGIEKVRKKSLALTDYLMELIKHELDGHGVVICNPENHIQRGGHVYVEHPEAARICKALKMKKVIPDFRTPSGIRLAPVALYNTFEDVYDCVQIFKTIMEDELYKQFENVREVVS